One genomic region from Lujinxingia vulgaris encodes:
- a CDS encoding HEAT repeat domain-containing protein, which translates to MKRPKLVTDVSQWGLMRWPARTRARLVISSLIFIVLATACAYFSADYILNTSSSVMFNLVLITANLFLLLVTAFLQAALIGEFFFSPGWRQRVLLGETPPAKSELGDELLAVNDHNAEFIAIIAIALLVNGFAINQLIGGFFDAYHNEAFFQVRMRSDNPEERLASLTMLADPLNNQIWERPALRQMIVDGLDDPDARVRRRAAWTAGALLVRIADEKLLALATDDPDLETRAQAAHALGKLPPAEEHRLTLEGLIAADQPAEVRLGAFRGLAAMADAYAVPALLNEIDDPDETVAAYAYWALARIGSSEARDEVKSRVDTLPHGPRRCAALEAFKMVSTKDDTISARRHFQRVDPELYCEPLTFEEPDENIHHVVWGESVRLKWLKVVGNTDPFSHEDWMVRLVNDPEEDVRTRDVADEILRQMRRVQR; encoded by the coding sequence GTGAAACGCCCAAAACTCGTCACGGACGTCTCCCAGTGGGGACTGATGCGCTGGCCGGCGCGCACCCGCGCCCGCCTGGTCATCTCCTCGCTGATCTTCATTGTGCTGGCGACCGCCTGCGCCTACTTCAGCGCGGACTACATTCTCAACACCAGCTCCTCGGTGATGTTCAACCTCGTGCTCATCACCGCGAACCTCTTTTTGTTGCTCGTCACCGCCTTCTTGCAGGCCGCGCTCATTGGCGAGTTTTTCTTCTCACCGGGGTGGCGCCAGCGCGTGCTGCTTGGCGAAACACCACCCGCCAAAAGTGAGCTCGGCGACGAGCTGCTCGCCGTCAACGACCACAACGCGGAGTTCATCGCGATCATCGCCATCGCGCTCCTCGTCAACGGCTTTGCCATCAACCAGCTCATCGGGGGCTTTTTTGACGCCTACCACAATGAGGCGTTTTTCCAGGTGCGCATGCGCTCGGACAATCCCGAGGAACGCCTGGCCTCGCTGACGATGTTGGCCGACCCGCTCAACAACCAGATCTGGGAGCGCCCGGCGCTTCGTCAGATGATCGTCGATGGGCTCGACGACCCCGACGCCCGCGTGCGTCGGCGCGCGGCCTGGACCGCCGGCGCCCTGCTGGTACGCATCGCCGATGAGAAACTCTTAGCCCTGGCCACCGACGACCCCGACCTTGAGACCCGCGCTCAGGCCGCCCACGCCCTGGGCAAACTTCCCCCCGCCGAAGAACATCGCCTGACCCTCGAAGGGCTCATCGCCGCAGACCAACCTGCCGAGGTTCGCCTGGGCGCCTTCCGCGGCCTGGCAGCCATGGCCGACGCCTACGCCGTGCCCGCCCTCCTCAATGAGATCGACGATCCCGATGAGACCGTCGCCGCCTACGCCTACTGGGCGCTCGCGCGCATCGGCTCCTCCGAGGCTCGCGACGAGGTCAAATCCCGCGTCGACACCCTCCCCCACGGTCCTCGCCGCTGCGCAGCGCTGGAGGCCTTTAAGATGGTCTCGACCAAAGACGACACCATCTCCGCACGGCGCCACTTCCAGCGTGTCGACCCCGAGCTCTACTGCGAGCCGCTGACCTTTGAGGAGCCCGACGAAAATATCCACCACGTCGTCTGGGGCGAGTCGGTGAGGCTGAAGTGGTTGAAGGTCGTGGGCAACACCGATCCCTTCTCGCATGAGGACTGGATGGTGCGCCTGGTCAACGACCCTGAAGAAGATGTACGCACCCGCGACGTCGCTGATGAAATCTTACGACAGATGCGCCGCGTTCAGCGTTGA
- a CDS encoding pyridoxamine 5'-phosphate oxidase family protein: MKDLEDELMVEPMPRLESLEEVLEHLWAYAERGAHRRDNAMATPIFVTTRQDGAPGARTVILRDVEPGQALLCHTDRRSGKVQDLRAEPRTVWVCYDRELHQQFQFIGRTTIHTDDALADRMWAEESLDELVFYFKKPPPSEHAEAPSSAQDFEEVSEAEARANFAVVRTEIDAILWQHVHPEGEYRAGFKRQGDAFVGEWLVP, from the coding sequence ATGAAGGATCTCGAAGATGAGCTGATGGTCGAGCCGATGCCCCGGCTGGAGAGCCTGGAGGAGGTGCTGGAGCATCTGTGGGCTTACGCCGAGCGTGGCGCGCACCGACGGGATAACGCGATGGCCACGCCGATCTTTGTGACCACACGCCAGGATGGGGCGCCCGGGGCGCGCACCGTGATCTTGAGAGATGTGGAGCCGGGGCAGGCGCTGCTCTGCCACACCGACCGCCGCTCCGGGAAGGTGCAAGATTTGCGTGCCGAGCCGCGCACCGTCTGGGTGTGTTACGACCGGGAGCTTCACCAGCAGTTTCAGTTCATCGGGCGCACCACGATTCATACCGATGACGCGCTGGCCGACCGCATGTGGGCCGAAGAATCGCTCGACGAGCTCGTATTCTACTTCAAAAAGCCTCCCCCCTCCGAACACGCCGAGGCACCGAGCTCCGCCCAGGATTTTGAAGAGGTGAGCGAGGCCGAGGCCAGGGCCAACTTCGCGGTGGTGCGCACCGAGATCGACGCCATCTTATGGCAGCACGTACATCCGGAGGGGGAGTACCGCGCCGGGTTTAAGCGCCAGGGCGACGCCTTTGTTGGCGAGTGGCTGGTGCCCTGA
- a CDS encoding cation:proton antiporter, whose amino-acid sequence MALIFLAPQVVTRFKIPGMVGLILGGALAGPSALNLLERDATIVLLGTVGLLYLMFQAGLSLDLGRFNTLKGRSVVFGLISFFIPQLLTLWVALNVLDYSMEASLLLGSIIGSHTLIAYPIVARLGLMKNTAVTMTLGGTLVTDTLSLAILAIVMASLSGDVAAIDWALFGGAVAAYAAAVLLGLPRLGYAFFRTVRNSPEMEFGFLMTVLFITAWLAEAVGLAPIIGAFIGGLALNRLVPEQSTLMARIRFNGEALFVPFFLISVGLLIDFRVLFSSLELWKLAAVLVGLVSIGKLTASLIVRQIFGYTWAEGWTIYGLSVPQAAATLAVTLIGFEAGIFDGTLVNAVVVMILATCILGPALVEKYGLEMAHRAEAEPVEQHRVRERLLVPVANPKTSDELFDLALYMRDPKCREPVFPLMVVTDGQDAEDRLQAKRKMLDHFVDKGAEAQVQVRPLTRIAMNVANGIARVAREERISMVLIGWSGHVSTRERIFGTVLDQLLEETRQLLFVNRINEPLATTERVVLAVPPFAERSPGFFEAVHSVKTLASRLDAELMVVCEARHLEHDRDYVDSLEPEMEAKYVPVEAWSTLAQTLDEVVDRGSMIFALSARPRSAPWIPELDRLPRVLSERYPDNSLSVVFLSEY is encoded by the coding sequence ATGGCGCTGATATTTTTAGCGCCGCAAGTGGTCACGCGTTTCAAGATCCCGGGGATGGTCGGCTTGATCCTGGGGGGCGCGCTGGCGGGCCCCTCGGCCCTGAACCTGCTGGAGCGCGACGCGACGATCGTGCTGCTCGGCACGGTTGGTCTGCTCTATTTGATGTTTCAGGCGGGGCTCTCGCTGGATCTGGGGCGTTTTAATACGCTCAAAGGTCGCAGTGTGGTCTTCGGGCTGATCTCGTTCTTCATCCCGCAGCTGCTCACCCTGTGGGTGGCGCTCAACGTGCTGGATTATTCGATGGAGGCCTCGCTCTTGCTGGGGTCGATCATCGGCTCGCACACGCTGATCGCCTATCCGATCGTGGCGCGGTTGGGGCTGATGAAGAACACCGCGGTGACGATGACTCTGGGGGGCACGCTTGTCACCGATACGCTCTCGCTGGCGATTCTGGCGATCGTGATGGCGTCGTTGAGCGGAGATGTGGCCGCGATCGACTGGGCGCTCTTTGGCGGGGCGGTGGCGGCGTATGCGGCGGCGGTGCTCTTGGGTCTACCTCGACTGGGGTATGCGTTTTTCCGCACGGTGCGCAACAGCCCGGAGATGGAGTTCGGGTTTTTGATGACGGTGCTTTTTATCACCGCCTGGCTCGCCGAGGCGGTGGGGCTGGCGCCGATTATCGGGGCCTTTATCGGGGGGCTTGCGCTCAACCGGCTGGTGCCGGAGCAGAGCACGTTGATGGCGCGCATTCGTTTTAATGGCGAGGCCCTCTTTGTGCCCTTCTTTTTGATCTCGGTGGGGCTGCTGATCGACTTCAGGGTGCTTTTCAGCAGCCTGGAACTCTGGAAGTTGGCGGCGGTGCTGGTGGGGCTTGTGAGCATCGGCAAGCTCACCGCGTCGCTGATCGTGCGCCAGATCTTCGGCTACACCTGGGCGGAAGGCTGGACGATCTACGGGTTGAGCGTGCCCCAGGCCGCGGCCACCCTGGCGGTGACTCTGATCGGTTTTGAGGCCGGGATCTTTGACGGGACGCTGGTCAACGCGGTGGTCGTCATGATCCTTGCGACCTGCATCCTGGGTCCGGCGCTGGTGGAGAAGTACGGCCTGGAGATGGCGCATCGCGCTGAGGCCGAGCCGGTGGAGCAGCATCGGGTGCGCGAGCGACTGCTGGTCCCGGTGGCCAACCCGAAGACCTCCGATGAGCTTTTTGATCTGGCGCTCTATATGCGCGATCCAAAATGCCGCGAGCCGGTCTTCCCGCTGATGGTGGTCACCGACGGTCAGGATGCCGAAGATCGCCTGCAGGCCAAGCGCAAGATGCTCGATCATTTTGTGGATAAAGGCGCCGAGGCCCAGGTGCAGGTGCGCCCGCTGACGCGCATCGCGATGAACGTGGCCAACGGGATCGCGCGCGTGGCGCGCGAGGAGCGCATCTCCATGGTGCTCATCGGTTGGAGCGGGCATGTTTCCACCCGCGAGCGCATCTTTGGGACCGTGCTCGATCAACTTCTCGAAGAGACTCGCCAGCTGCTCTTTGTGAACCGCATCAACGAGCCGCTGGCCACCACCGAGCGGGTGGTGCTGGCGGTGCCGCCCTTTGCGGAGCGCTCACCGGGCTTTTTTGAGGCGGTGCACTCGGTTAAGACGCTGGCCTCCAGGCTGGACGCCGAGCTGATGGTCGTGTGTGAGGCGCGCCACCTGGAGCATGACCGCGACTACGTCGATTCGCTGGAGCCGGAGATGGAGGCGAAGTACGTGCCGGTGGAGGCGTGGTCGACGCTGGCGCAGACGCTCGATGAGGTGGTGGATCGGGGCTCCATGATCTTCGCGTTGAGCGCGCGGCCGCGCTCGGCGCCCTGGATTCCCGAGCTCGATCGTCTGCCTCGGGTGCTCAGTGAGCGTTACCCGGACAACTCGCTCTCGGTGGTGTTTCTCTCGGAGTATTGA
- a CDS encoding DNA-3-methyladenine glycosylase, which yields MQGEAVGRAFFAREIHEVARDLLGREVWVGARGARIVEVEVYEGANDAASHARSGVPTARTWPMFAEPGRVYVYRIYGMHRCLNLRAPSRVGPGAILVRAAEPLCGFESRVREKRRLSGPALLCKEMGIDERFSGAWVGQGIVVRKGAPVAEEEVGRRVRVGLNPERCGEAARWPWRYIVEGSPWLSRP from the coding sequence GTGCAGGGTGAGGCGGTGGGGCGCGCGTTTTTTGCGCGCGAGATTCACGAGGTGGCGCGCGATCTTCTCGGCCGTGAGGTGTGGGTGGGAGCGCGGGGCGCGCGCATCGTGGAGGTGGAGGTCTACGAGGGGGCCAACGATGCGGCCAGCCACGCGCGCAGCGGGGTGCCGACGGCGCGCACCTGGCCGATGTTTGCCGAGCCGGGGCGCGTGTATGTGTATCGCATCTACGGGATGCACCGCTGTCTGAACCTGCGCGCGCCGAGTCGGGTGGGGCCGGGCGCGATTTTAGTGCGGGCGGCCGAGCCTCTCTGCGGCTTTGAGTCGCGGGTGCGGGAGAAGCGGCGGCTGAGCGGGCCGGCGCTTTTGTGCAAAGAGATGGGGATCGACGAGCGCTTCAGCGGGGCCTGGGTGGGCCAGGGGATCGTCGTGCGTAAGGGGGCGCCGGTAGCCGAGGAGGAGGTGGGGCGGCGCGTGCGGGTGGGGCTCAACCCGGAGCGCTGCGGGGAGGCGGCGCGCTGGCCCTGGCGCTACATCGTGGAGGGGTCGCCCTGGCTCTCGCGGCCTTAA
- the ccoG gene encoding cytochrome c oxidase accessory protein CcoG, with protein sequence MSTPPILESPEAVLSTMDKDGSRRWIYPTLSPGRFLNARRVVGFLLIAFFVALPWIKIADKPAIFLNITGGEFTFFGLTLHSTDTVLLMIFMLIILLSVFFFTALFGRVWCGWGCPQTVYLELVFRPIERLIEGKESARRRRDAGPMTPEKFARKAVKLAVFTLLSLFLAHTFVAYFVSWPELLRWMTLSPAQHPGYFATMAITTALVLFDFGYFREQMCTITCPYARFQSVLMDRDSLIVSYDPGRGEPRGRRLRSKGPIDLENPQARLGDCIDCGACVRTCPTGIDIRDGLQMECVSCTQCVDACDAIMDAIDKPRGLIRYTSENAIENKPTRVLRPRLMAYGVALVVLSTLFVALIGQRQPLEVDIGRMPGPAFTELADGQIANRLRIRLRNRTGEDRQATLRVTEPEGASVRVVGPQTIALEAGELTRVEVWTTAPPASLPGGSATATFEILIEGEPWATSSFPLLGPTSPGD encoded by the coding sequence ATGAGCACCCCTCCCATTCTCGAATCCCCCGAAGCCGTCCTCTCCACCATGGACAAAGACGGCTCTCGCCGCTGGATCTACCCCACCTTAAGCCCGGGCCGCTTTCTCAACGCCCGGCGCGTGGTGGGCTTTTTGCTCATCGCGTTTTTCGTCGCGCTGCCCTGGATCAAGATCGCCGACAAGCCGGCGATCTTCCTCAACATCACCGGCGGTGAGTTCACCTTCTTCGGGCTGACACTGCACTCGACCGACACCGTGCTCCTGATGATCTTTATGCTCATCATCCTCTTGAGCGTCTTCTTCTTCACGGCGCTCTTCGGGCGAGTGTGGTGCGGGTGGGGGTGTCCGCAGACGGTGTATCTGGAGCTTGTGTTTCGCCCGATTGAGCGGCTCATCGAAGGGAAAGAAAGCGCGCGCCGAAGGCGCGACGCCGGGCCCATGACCCCGGAGAAGTTCGCCCGCAAAGCGGTCAAGCTGGCCGTCTTCACGCTGCTCTCGCTCTTTCTGGCGCACACCTTTGTGGCTTACTTCGTGAGCTGGCCCGAGCTCCTGCGCTGGATGACCCTTAGCCCGGCCCAGCACCCCGGCTATTTTGCGACCATGGCCATCACCACCGCCCTGGTGCTCTTTGACTTCGGCTATTTCCGCGAGCAGATGTGCACCATCACCTGCCCTTACGCCCGCTTTCAGTCGGTGCTGATGGACCGCGATTCGCTGATTGTCAGCTACGACCCGGGGCGCGGCGAGCCCCGCGGGCGCCGGCTCAGGTCGAAAGGTCCCATCGATCTGGAGAATCCGCAGGCGCGCCTGGGCGACTGCATCGACTGCGGGGCGTGTGTGCGCACCTGCCCCACCGGCATCGACATCCGCGACGGCCTGCAGATGGAGTGCGTCTCGTGCACCCAGTGCGTCGACGCCTGCGACGCGATCATGGACGCCATCGACAAGCCCCGCGGGCTGATCCGTTACACCTCCGAGAACGCCATTGAGAACAAGCCCACCCGTGTGCTGCGCCCGCGCCTGATGGCCTACGGCGTAGCGCTGGTGGTGCTCAGCACGCTCTTTGTGGCGCTCATCGGCCAGCGCCAGCCCCTGGAGGTCGACATCGGGCGCATGCCCGGACCGGCCTTTACCGAGCTTGCAGACGGTCAGATCGCCAACCGCCTGCGCATTCGCCTGCGTAACCGCACCGGCGAGGATCGCCAGGCCACCCTGCGCGTCACCGAGCCTGAAGGTGCGAGCGTGCGTGTGGTCGGCCCGCAGACCATCGCGCTTGAGGCTGGCGAACTCACGCGCGTGGAGGTCTGGACGACCGCCCCGCCGGCATCCTTGCCCGGCGGCTCAGCCACCGCCACCTTTGAGATCCTCATCGAGGGCGAGCCCTGGGCCACCTCGAGCTTCCCGCTTTTGGGACCCACCTCCCCTGGAGACTGA
- a CDS encoding cbb3-type cytochrome c oxidase N-terminal domain-containing protein, producing the protein MSESTPQSSAPEQDVLLDHDYDGIQEYDNPMPGWWLAIFYVTIVWSVFYVVALGLDFIDDYDAQLTQASRQLETTRNAFAAATPPVDEAMLSALLEDPEAIARGSEVYSGTCAPCHGANHEGGVGPVLTDEEWIHGGTLPEIYATIRDGVPENGMPPWGPVLRQEDVAALTAYIASLQ; encoded by the coding sequence ATGAGTGAATCTACCCCCCAGAGCTCCGCTCCCGAACAGGATGTGCTCCTGGACCACGACTACGACGGCATCCAGGAGTACGACAACCCGATGCCCGGCTGGTGGCTGGCGATCTTCTACGTGACCATTGTCTGGTCGGTCTTCTACGTGGTGGCCTTAGGCCTGGACTTTATCGACGACTACGACGCCCAGCTCACCCAGGCCTCGCGCCAGCTGGAGACCACGCGCAACGCCTTTGCCGCAGCCACTCCGCCGGTGGACGAGGCGATGCTCAGCGCGCTGCTCGAAGATCCGGAGGCCATCGCACGCGGCTCGGAGGTCTACTCCGGCACCTGCGCCCCCTGCCACGGCGCCAACCACGAGGGCGGGGTCGGCCCGGTGCTCACCGATGAGGAGTGGATCCACGGCGGCACCCTGCCCGAGATCTACGCCACCATCCGCGACGGCGTGCCCGAAAACGGCATGCCCCCCTGGGGGCCGGTGCTGCGTCAGGAAGACGTCGCCGCGCTGACCGCCTACATCGCCTCGCTGCAATAG
- a CDS encoding sulfite exporter TauE/SafE family protein gives MSEVAEVGAWAQVAPFYAQVLGVGVIWVSLHCAGMCGPILASLTATTGAWSEPTPARRVMKASAGVLSYQGGRALTYAAMGAGAGALGAMAQGWVRGMTQTAGLVVAAVLVAAGLWKLLPARYRSAGVGGRLGAKVAGLSGGLLQRAMRLAPKNRWLKMGVMGLMMGLLPCMLMFWVLSIAAATASPWHGAGVMVLLVAMTTPVLMAAASGSSLLGGRLRAASTWLVAAGLILSGVWMGLIGAAANGWIDHVYLAFELFGEAWTMMLW, from the coding sequence ATGAGCGAGGTGGCAGAGGTCGGGGCGTGGGCGCAGGTCGCGCCTTTTTATGCGCAGGTGCTGGGCGTGGGGGTGATCTGGGTGAGCCTGCACTGCGCGGGGATGTGTGGGCCGATCCTGGCGAGCCTCACGGCGACGACCGGGGCGTGGAGCGAGCCGACGCCGGCCCGGCGCGTGATGAAGGCCTCGGCCGGGGTACTCAGCTACCAGGGGGGGCGAGCGCTGACGTATGCGGCGATGGGTGCGGGGGCGGGCGCGCTGGGGGCGATGGCCCAGGGCTGGGTGCGGGGGATGACGCAGACCGCCGGGCTGGTGGTGGCGGCGGTGCTGGTGGCCGCCGGATTGTGGAAGTTGTTGCCGGCGCGCTATCGGAGCGCGGGGGTGGGCGGCCGGCTGGGCGCAAAGGTCGCGGGCTTGAGCGGCGGGCTTTTGCAGCGGGCGATGCGTCTGGCGCCAAAGAACCGCTGGCTGAAGATGGGGGTGATGGGGCTGATGATGGGGCTTTTGCCCTGCATGCTGATGTTCTGGGTGTTGAGCATCGCTGCGGCCACCGCCAGCCCCTGGCACGGCGCCGGGGTGATGGTGCTGCTGGTGGCGATGACCACGCCGGTCTTGATGGCCGCGGCCAGCGGCTCGAGCCTGTTGGGCGGGCGTCTGCGCGCGGCTTCCACGTGGCTTGTGGCCGCGGGGCTGATCCTCTCCGGGGTGTGGATGGGGCTGATTGGCGCGGCGGCCAACGGCTGGATCGACCACGTTTATCTGGCGTTTGAGCTTTTTGGGGAGGCCTGGACGATGATGCTCTGGTGA
- the ccoN gene encoding cytochrome-c oxidase, cbb3-type subunit I, giving the protein MTRAPSPQQPAQTLAPAATERIRYDDRIVRMFVIATVAWGIIGMLVGVILALQLAYFPANELGKYFTFGRLRPLHTNAVIFAFAGNAIFAAVYYSTQRLVKARMFSDLMSKLHFWGWQAIIVAAAITLPMGFTQTKEYAELEWPIALAITVVWVIFAANFFMTLKHRREKHIYVAIWFYIATIITVAVLHIVNNLAIPVGLFKSYSIFAGVQDAMIQWWYGHNAVAFVLTTPFLGLMYYFLPKAANRPIYSYKLSILHFWSLVFIYIWAGPHHLHYTSLPQWASTLGMVFSVMLWMPSWGGMINGLFTLRGAWDKVRTDPVLKFFVVGITFYGMATFEGPLMSVKLVNSLSHYTDWTIAHVHAAALGWNGFMTFGMIYWLAPRLWQTKLHSTRLANAHFWLATVGILLYIVAMYSAGITQGLMWRAFDETGRLMYPDFMETVVAIVPMYWVRLIGGSIYLIATCLGGYNLIMTARTAPKNLEDPEAVVPAALPKPSVKSSPILATPAGEQANIDDALYRLQEKFKGGWHRMLEGWPLVFTILTTVAILVGSIIEIVPMLLIRSSVPTIAALKPYTPLELEGRDLYIAEGCHTCHSQQVRPMVDEIERYGEYSKPGEGVYDHPFLWGSKRTGPDLARVGGKYNHFWHYRHMIDPRSTNTRSIMPAYPHLETDELDLSKTQTKIETMIFLGVPYTPEEAENAVEDARAQAAQIAQELHEQGGPEGLENSDLIALIAYLQRLGTDISNAEGAD; this is encoded by the coding sequence GTGACTCGAGCGCCATCCCCCCAACAACCCGCTCAGACGCTCGCCCCGGCAGCCACCGAGCGCATCCGCTACGATGATCGCATCGTGCGGATGTTCGTCATCGCCACCGTCGCCTGGGGCATCATCGGCATGCTCGTCGGCGTCATCCTGGCCCTGCAGCTGGCCTACTTCCCGGCCAACGAGCTCGGCAAGTACTTCACCTTCGGACGGCTTCGCCCGCTGCATACCAACGCGGTGATCTTTGCCTTCGCCGGAAACGCCATCTTCGCTGCGGTCTACTACTCGACCCAGCGCCTGGTGAAAGCCCGCATGTTCAGCGACCTGATGAGCAAGCTCCACTTCTGGGGCTGGCAGGCCATCATTGTGGCTGCCGCCATCACGCTACCGATGGGCTTTACCCAGACCAAAGAATACGCGGAGTTGGAGTGGCCCATCGCGCTGGCCATCACCGTGGTGTGGGTGATCTTCGCGGCGAACTTCTTTATGACGCTCAAGCACCGCCGCGAAAAACACATCTACGTGGCCATCTGGTTCTACATCGCCACGATCATCACCGTGGCTGTGCTGCACATCGTCAACAACCTGGCCATCCCGGTGGGGCTCTTTAAGAGCTACTCGATCTTTGCTGGCGTCCAGGACGCGATGATCCAGTGGTGGTACGGCCACAACGCGGTGGCGTTCGTGCTCACCACCCCCTTCCTGGGCCTGATGTATTACTTCCTGCCCAAGGCGGCCAACCGCCCGATCTACTCCTACAAGCTCTCCATTCTGCACTTCTGGTCGCTGGTCTTCATCTACATCTGGGCCGGCCCGCACCACCTCCACTACACCTCGCTCCCGCAGTGGGCCTCCACCCTGGGGATGGTCTTCTCGGTGATGCTCTGGATGCCTAGCTGGGGCGGCATGATCAACGGCCTGTTCACCCTGCGCGGCGCCTGGGACAAGGTGCGCACCGATCCTGTTCTGAAGTTCTTCGTGGTCGGCATCACCTTCTACGGCATGGCCACCTTCGAGGGTCCGCTGATGAGCGTGAAGCTCGTCAACTCCCTGAGCCACTACACCGACTGGACGATTGCCCACGTGCACGCCGCCGCGCTCGGTTGGAACGGCTTTATGACCTTCGGCATGATCTACTGGCTGGCCCCGCGCCTCTGGCAGACCAAACTCCACTCCACTCGCCTTGCCAACGCCCACTTCTGGCTGGCGACCGTCGGCATCCTCCTCTACATCGTCGCGATGTACAGCGCCGGCATCACCCAGGGTCTTATGTGGCGCGCCTTCGATGAGACCGGGCGCCTGATGTACCCGGACTTCATGGAGACGGTCGTCGCGATTGTGCCCATGTACTGGGTGCGCCTTATCGGCGGCTCGATCTACCTGATCGCCACCTGCCTGGGCGGCTACAACCTGATCATGACCGCGCGCACCGCGCCCAAAAACCTCGAAGACCCGGAAGCTGTGGTCCCCGCTGCGCTTCCCAAACCCAGCGTTAAGAGCAGCCCCATCCTGGCCACGCCGGCCGGCGAGCAGGCCAACATCGACGACGCCCTCTACCGTCTTCAGGAGAAGTTCAAGGGGGGCTGGCACCGTATGCTCGAAGGTTGGCCGCTGGTCTTCACCATTCTGACCACGGTGGCCATCCTGGTGGGCTCGATCATCGAGATTGTACCGATGCTGCTCATCCGCTCCTCGGTGCCCACCATCGCCGCCTTGAAGCCTTATACCCCGCTGGAGCTTGAGGGGCGCGACCTCTACATCGCCGAGGGCTGCCACACCTGCCACTCCCAGCAGGTCCGCCCGATGGTCGATGAGATCGAGCGTTATGGCGAGTACTCCAAGCCCGGCGAGGGCGTCTACGACCACCCCTTCCTCTGGGGCTCCAAGCGCACCGGGCCGGATCTGGCGCGGGTTGGCGGCAAGTACAACCACTTCTGGCATTACCGCCACATGATCGACCCACGCTCGACCAACACCCGCTCGATCATGCCCGCCTACCCGCACCTGGAGACCGACGAGCTCGACCTCTCCAAGACCCAGACCAAGATCGAAACCATGATCTTCCTGGGCGTGCCCTACACCCCCGAGGAGGCCGAAAACGCGGTGGAAGACGCCCGCGCGCAGGCCGCTCAGATCGCTCAAGAACTCCATGAGCAGGGCGGTCCCGAGGGCCTTGAGAACAGCGACCTCATCGCGCTGATCGCCTACCTGCAACGCCTGGGCACCGACATCTCTAACGCCGAAGGAGCCGACTGA
- a CDS encoding FixH family protein: MLSIPSHIFWPGFIIAILGICMGSGMSIIVASASDGGPRIVPDYYERAVAWDESVATDEASRELGWTVALSVNDERAEVAVRDRQGQPLTLSGSASFRLASDVEPRATVPLIARPDGQPGHYILADAPLAPGVWDVTLHLQSGETTYERTHRVERSP, encoded by the coding sequence ATGCTCTCGATCCCCTCACACATCTTCTGGCCGGGTTTTATCATCGCGATCCTGGGCATCTGCATGGGCTCGGGCATGTCGATCATCGTGGCCTCGGCCTCCGACGGCGGCCCGCGCATTGTGCCGGACTACTACGAACGCGCGGTGGCCTGGGATGAGTCGGTGGCTACTGATGAAGCCTCCCGTGAGCTGGGGTGGACGGTGGCCCTGAGCGTCAACGACGAGCGCGCCGAAGTCGCCGTACGCGACCGCCAGGGCCAACCTCTTACGCTCAGCGGCAGCGCGAGCTTTCGGTTGGCCTCCGACGTAGAGCCCCGCGCCACCGTCCCGCTCATCGCTCGCCCCGACGGCCAGCCCGGCCACTACATTCTTGCGGACGCCCCGCTTGCGCCGGGCGTCTGGGATGTGACGCTGCATCTTCAGAGCGGTGAGACCACCTACGAGCGCACCCACCGGGTGGAGAGGTCCCCATGA
- a CDS encoding SDR family NAD(P)-dependent oxidoreductase, whose translation MNIAIITGASAGMGRHFALQFDGRADIDEIWLVARRKERLEALAGELKQTRGRVFAVDLCDEDALNAFFATLDEEAPSITWLINNAGFGKIGRFDQVPVSTNLQMIDLNIRALTEITQRALPFCKKGSHIVQVASSAGFLPITNFAVYAASKAFVVNFSNALSRELKPRGIGVTAVCPGPVQTEFFNVAASHGGTKAGPDGVMADPEHVVARAIKDAERHHLNSVYGLSIKAFILLTRFLPRQLAIRATERIYG comes from the coding sequence ATGAACATCGCCATCATCACTGGAGCCTCCGCCGGCATGGGCCGCCACTTCGCCCTGCAGTTCGACGGCCGCGCCGACATCGACGAGATCTGGCTTGTCGCCCGCCGCAAGGAGCGCCTCGAAGCGCTGGCCGGTGAGCTGAAGCAGACCCGCGGCCGCGTCTTCGCGGTGGATTTATGCGATGAAGACGCCCTCAACGCCTTCTTCGCCACCCTGGACGAAGAGGCGCCCAGCATCACCTGGCTTATTAACAACGCCGGCTTTGGCAAGATCGGCCGCTTCGACCAGGTTCCCGTTTCGACCAACCTGCAGATGATCGATCTGAACATCCGCGCGCTCACCGAGATCACCCAGCGCGCGCTCCCCTTCTGCAAAAAAGGCTCACACATCGTGCAGGTGGCCTCCTCGGCGGGCTTTTTGCCGATCACCAACTTCGCCGTCTACGCCGCCTCCAAGGCTTTTGTGGTCAACTTCTCCAACGCGCTCTCCCGCGAGCTTAAGCCGCGGGGCATCGGCGTGACCGCGGTCTGCCCGGGCCCGGTGCAGACGGAGTTTTTCAACGTGGCAGCAAGCCACGGCGGCACCAAAGCCGGCCCCGATGGCGTGATGGCCGACCCGGAGCACGTAGTGGCCCGCGCCATCAAAGATGCCGAGCGACACCACCTCAACTCCGTCTACGGCCTGAGCATCAAAGCCTTCATTTTGCTCACCCGCTTTCTGCCGCGTCAGCTGGCCATTCGCGCCACCGAGCGCATCTACGGTTGA